The proteins below come from a single Pedobacter aquae genomic window:
- a CDS encoding FeoB-associated Cys-rich membrane protein, protein MDTQTILVFALFLIAVIYVVRLVYRSFNTKTSCGSSCKCGVDFSKIDVEK, encoded by the coding sequence ATGGATACACAAACGATATTGGTTTTTGCACTGTTTTTAATAGCAGTTATTTATGTTGTAAGGCTTGTTTATAGAAGTTTTAATACCAAAACAAGTTGTGGTAGTAGCTGTAAATGTGGGGTTGATTTTTCTAAGATAGATGTGGAAAAATAA
- the typA gene encoding translational GTPase TypA gives MQNIRNIAIIAHVDHGKTTLVDKILHSCSIFRDNESTGELILDNNDLERERGITIVSKNVSVQYKDVKINIIDTPGHADFGGEVERVLKMADGVLLLCDAFEGAMPQTRFVTQKALALGLKPIVVVNKVDKENCRPEEVYEQIFELFFNLEATEEQLDFPVIYGSSKQGWMNTDWKEQTDNIFPLMDAILANIPPAPVQEGTLQMQITSLDYSSFVGRIAIGRVARGTIKENMPVSLVKRDGKVVKSRIKELYTFEGLGKVKVSSVSSGDICAVVGIDGFDIGDTIADFENPEQLEVISIDEPTMNMLFTINNSPFFGKEGKFVTSQRLRERLHKELEKNLALRVVETDLPDAYLVYGRGILHLSVLIETMRREGYELQVGQPQVIVKEIDGVKCEPIEILIVDVPGDVAGKVIELVTQRKGELLIMEPKGDLQHLEFEIPSRGIIGLRNNVLTATAGEAIMAHRFKAYEAWKGTIPGRSNGVLISMDKGLTTAYAIDKLQDRGRFFVDPGVDIYEGQILGEHIRDNDLVINVTKGKQLTNMRASGSDDNVRIAPAIKFSLEECMEYIQADEYIEVTPQNIRLRKIYLTENERKINAKKFVNQ, from the coding sequence ATGCAAAACATTAGAAATATAGCGATTATCGCTCACGTTGACCACGGAAAAACTACCTTGGTTGACAAAATTTTACATTCTTGTTCTATCTTTAGAGATAACGAATCAACTGGAGAATTAATTTTAGATAACAACGATTTAGAGCGTGAGCGTGGTATTACCATCGTTTCAAAAAACGTTTCTGTTCAGTATAAAGACGTTAAAATTAATATCATTGACACTCCTGGTCACGCTGATTTTGGCGGTGAAGTAGAGCGTGTTCTTAAAATGGCCGATGGTGTATTATTACTTTGCGATGCTTTTGAAGGTGCAATGCCTCAAACTCGTTTCGTAACCCAAAAGGCTTTAGCATTAGGTTTAAAACCTATTGTTGTGGTAAACAAAGTTGATAAAGAAAATTGCCGACCTGAAGAGGTTTATGAGCAAATTTTCGAGTTATTCTTTAACCTTGAAGCTACAGAAGAGCAATTAGACTTCCCTGTTATCTATGGTTCTTCTAAACAAGGTTGGATGAATACAGACTGGAAAGAACAAACGGACAATATTTTCCCTTTAATGGATGCTATTTTAGCAAATATTCCTCCGGCACCCGTACAAGAAGGTACTTTACAAATGCAAATTACCTCTTTAGATTATTCTTCTTTCGTAGGTCGTATTGCCATTGGTAGAGTAGCCCGCGGTACCATTAAAGAAAACATGCCTGTGTCTTTAGTTAAACGCGATGGCAAAGTTGTAAAATCAAGAATTAAAGAATTATACACTTTTGAAGGATTAGGAAAAGTTAAAGTTTCTTCTGTTTCTTCTGGTGATATTTGCGCTGTTGTAGGTATAGATGGTTTTGATATTGGTGATACCATTGCCGATTTCGAAAATCCGGAGCAATTAGAAGTAATCAGCATTGATGAGCCAACAATGAACATGTTGTTTACCATCAATAACTCGCCTTTCTTTGGTAAAGAAGGTAAATTTGTTACTTCACAACGTTTAAGAGAGCGTTTACACAAAGAATTAGAGAAAAACTTAGCGCTACGTGTAGTAGAAACTGATTTACCAGATGCTTATTTAGTTTATGGTCGTGGTATTCTCCATTTATCAGTTTTGATAGAAACTATGCGTCGTGAAGGTTACGAATTACAAGTAGGCCAGCCACAAGTTATCGTTAAAGAAATTGATGGTGTTAAATGCGAGCCTATTGAAATTCTAATTGTTGATGTACCGGGTGATGTTGCTGGTAAAGTTATCGAGCTGGTTACACAACGTAAAGGTGAGTTATTAATTATGGAGCCTAAAGGCGATTTACAACACTTAGAGTTTGAAATCCCTTCAAGAGGTATCATTGGTTTACGTAATAACGTTTTAACTGCAACGGCTGGTGAAGCTATTATGGCACACCGTTTCAAAGCTTACGAGGCATGGAAAGGTACAATCCCTGGACGTTCTAATGGTGTATTAATCTCTATGGATAAAGGTTTAACAACTGCTTATGCTATTGATAAATTACAAGATAGAGGACGTTTCTTTGTTGATCCAGGTGTTGATATTTATGAAGGTCAAATCTTAGGTGAGCACATCCGTGACAACGATTTAGTTATCAACGTAACCAAAGGTAAACAGTTAACCAACATGAGAGCCTCTGGAAGTGATGATAACGTAAGAATTGCTCCTGCTATTAAATTCTCTTTAGAAGAGTGTATGGAGTATATCCAAGCAGATGAGTATATCGAAGTTACACCACAAAATATACGTTTACGTAAAATCTACTTAACAGAGAATGAGCGTAAAATAAATGCTAAGAAGTTTGTGAATCAATAA
- a CDS encoding MCP four helix bundle domain-containing protein translates to MKLAFAIQRKIRLAIALAIMMFFSIILSLVESYNINKIAKSFNSIYEDRLIPAVDLYTIANHIQNKRQQLFSFLFRDNVSQQAVTKYLKATDAKLDTLINKYENTFLVKTETNYLAHLKKNLQDFRKEEQALIITSLTDKEKAKSIYLNRTIFVYDELNKDLMQLTQVQTQVGKELMAESRKSQASSSFITKLQLFIAIILGLIIMILILTDKQVLLKREKFNLN, encoded by the coding sequence ATGAAACTAGCTTTTGCAATACAAAGGAAGATACGTTTGGCTATAGCGTTAGCCATCATGATGTTTTTTAGTATCATCCTAAGTTTAGTAGAATCTTACAACATCAATAAAATAGCCAAATCATTTAATTCTATTTACGAAGACAGGTTAATACCAGCTGTTGATTTATACACGATAGCCAACCACATACAAAACAAAAGACAACAATTATTTAGTTTCTTATTTAGAGATAATGTTAGCCAACAAGCTGTAACGAAATATTTGAAAGCAACAGATGCTAAATTAGATACCTTAATTAACAAGTATGAAAACACCTTTTTGGTAAAAACAGAAACCAATTACCTGGCTCACTTAAAAAAAAACTTACAAGACTTTAGAAAAGAAGAGCAAGCTTTAATTATTACTTCTTTAACAGATAAAGAAAAAGCAAAAAGCATCTACTTAAACCGCACTATTTTTGTTTATGATGAACTCAACAAAGACTTAATGCAGCTTACACAGGTACAAACACAGGTAGGTAAAGAGCTCATGGCCGAGTCTAGAAAAAGCCAAGCCAGTTCCTCTTTCATCACCAAATTACAACTCTTTATTGCCATAATTCTAGGCTTAATCATCATGATACTTATCCTTACAGATAAGCAGGTATTATTAAAGAGAGAAAAGTTTAATCTTAATTGA
- the ispF gene encoding 2-C-methyl-D-erythritol 2,4-cyclodiphosphate synthase, with protein MKIKVGFGFDVHQLKDQHPFILGGVKLEHHKGAFGHSDADVLVHAICDALLGAASLRDIGHHFKNTDERWRGISSLILLTECVRLIGEKGFTLGNVDAMLCLEAPKINPHVPEMKKNIAQAMGCDEEDISIKATTNETMGFIGREEGVVAYAVCLIEKK; from the coding sequence ATGAAAATAAAAGTAGGTTTTGGTTTTGATGTTCACCAATTAAAAGATCAACATCCTTTTATTTTAGGCGGCGTAAAATTAGAACACCATAAAGGTGCCTTCGGCCATTCTGATGCTGATGTCTTAGTCCACGCCATTTGCGATGCCCTTTTAGGCGCAGCCAGCCTTCGTGATATTGGCCATCATTTCAAAAATACTGATGAAAGATGGAGAGGTATCAGCAGTTTAATTTTATTAACAGAATGTGTAAGGTTAATAGGCGAAAAAGGCTTTACCCTTGGTAATGTAGATGCTATGCTATGCTTAGAAGCTCCAAAAATAAACCCTCATGTGCCTGAGATGAAAAAAAACATTGCACAAGCCATGGGTTGCGATGAAGAAGACATTTCTATAAAAGCTACCACCAACGAAACCATGGGCTTTATTGGAAGAGAAGAAGGTGTTGTAGCTTATGCGGTTTGTTTAATAGAGAAAAAATAA
- a CDS encoding heavy metal-binding domain-containing protein, with protein MIVTTTSHIDGKKVVKYIGIVSGEAIIGANIVKDFFAGIRDIVGGRSGSYEEGLREAKNIALAEMQDYAAKLGANAILGVDLDYETMGASGSMLMVSASGTAVIIED; from the coding sequence ATGATCGTAACAACAACATCACACATAGACGGAAAAAAAGTAGTTAAGTATATAGGTATAGTTAGTGGCGAGGCTATTATAGGCGCCAACATTGTAAAAGACTTTTTTGCAGGTATAAGAGATATCGTTGGCGGAAGATCTGGCTCTTATGAAGAAGGCTTGAGAGAAGCTAAAAACATAGCCTTAGCAGAAATGCAAGATTACGCAGCTAAACTTGGTGCAAATGCTATACTGGGTGTAGATTTAGATTATGAAACTATGGGTGCTTCTGGCAGTATGCTTATGGTTTCTGCTAGTGGTACAGCAGTAATTATAGAGGATTAA
- a CDS encoding M48 family metalloprotease yields MINTFKKFLYLISFTILLLINACSENPVTGRKQLVLMSTEQEIALGQETDPQIIAQYGLYEDKNLQEFITTKGNEMAAISHRPELKYEFKIVDSDIINAFAVPGGYVYFTRGIMAHFNNEAEFAGVLGHEIGHIAARHSVEQQRNAILGQLGLLAGMIIAPDLAKFGHEASQGLDLLFLKFGRDAERESDELGVEYASKIGYDAKEMASFFKTLERKSSKENQMLPDFLSTHPNPGDRYVVVGELAEAWKEKLATNQFKINRNSYLKKIDGLIYGPDPRQGFQEGNIFYHPVLKFQFPTPAKWNVQNTPQMVQMAPEDGGALLSMQLAEEKVLQTAADNFIDKNQLNVVTTSETTINSLPAITVSGKQQQENQEEIQILSYFFQYQNQIYVITGIASAANFNNYKSAFIHTMTGFKPLSHPDKLNKQAERIRIKTVSQNVNLQQALKAFKVAANRLEEHAILNGMELTDKVEKGMLIKVVE; encoded by the coding sequence ATGATTAATACCTTTAAGAAATTTCTCTATTTAATCAGCTTTACTATTTTACTTCTAATCAACGCCTGTTCAGAAAACCCTGTAACAGGCAGAAAACAGCTCGTATTAATGTCTACAGAGCAAGAAATTGCTTTAGGTCAAGAGACTGACCCTCAAATTATTGCTCAGTATGGTTTATATGAGGATAAAAATCTGCAAGAATTTATCACTACAAAAGGCAATGAAATGGCTGCTATCTCTCATCGGCCAGAGTTAAAATATGAGTTTAAAATTGTTGATTCTGATATCATTAATGCTTTTGCTGTACCTGGTGGCTATGTTTATTTTACCAGAGGTATCATGGCTCATTTTAACAATGAAGCCGAATTTGCCGGAGTTTTAGGTCATGAGATAGGACATATTGCCGCCCGCCACTCGGTAGAACAACAACGTAACGCTATATTGGGTCAGCTTGGCTTATTAGCCGGGATGATTATAGCTCCAGATTTAGCCAAATTTGGTCATGAAGCATCACAAGGTTTAGATTTACTTTTTTTAAAATTTGGAAGAGATGCTGAACGTGAATCAGACGAGTTAGGTGTAGAATACGCCTCAAAAATTGGCTATGATGCCAAAGAAATGGCCTCTTTTTTTAAGACTTTAGAAAGAAAATCGTCCAAAGAAAATCAAATGTTACCCGATTTTTTATCTACTCACCCAAATCCGGGAGATAGATATGTAGTGGTAGGTGAACTAGCCGAAGCATGGAAAGAAAAATTGGCCACCAATCAATTTAAAATTAACCGTAACAGTTACCTCAAAAAAATTGATGGTCTAATTTATGGACCAGATCCACGACAAGGTTTTCAAGAGGGTAATATTTTTTACCACCCTGTTTTAAAGTTTCAATTTCCAACACCTGCAAAGTGGAATGTACAAAATACGCCTCAAATGGTACAAATGGCTCCAGAAGATGGTGGTGCTTTATTAAGCATGCAACTGGCAGAAGAGAAAGTATTGCAAACTGCTGCAGATAATTTTATTGATAAAAATCAACTGAATGTGGTAACAACTTCTGAAACCACTATAAATAGTTTACCCGCTATAACTGTATCTGGCAAACAACAGCAAGAAAACCAGGAAGAAATTCAGATACTGAGCTATTTTTTCCAGTATCAAAACCAAATTTATGTGATCACCGGTATTGCGTCTGCTGCCAATTTTAACAATTATAAAAGTGCTTTTATACATACGATGACAGGTTTTAAACCTTTATCACATCCCGATAAATTGAACAAGCAAGCAGAACGCATTCGTATCAAAACGGTATCACAAAACGTTAATTTACAACAAGCTCTTAAAGCTTTTAAAGTAGCTGCAAACAGGCTGGAAGAACATGCTATTTTAAACGGTATGGAATTAACTGATAAAGTTGAAAAAGGAATGCTGATTAAAGTTGTAGAATAA